In Candidatus Contubernalis alkalaceticus, the following proteins share a genomic window:
- a CDS encoding CTP synthase, translating into MTKYIFVTGGVVSSLGKGITAASLGRLLKNRGLKVTIQKFDPYINFDPGTMSPYQHGEVYVTDDGAETDLDIGHYERFIDINLSKNSNITTGKIYWSVITKERHGDYLGGTVQVIPHITDEIKSRIKVAAQEEELDVVITEIGGTVGDIEGLPFLEAIRQMKVEVGRNSVMYIHVTLIPYLEKGGELKTKPTQHSVKELRSIGIQPDIIVCRTERPLTRDIKEKIALFCDTDFEAVIENLDVESLYQVPLMLKKEGLDDIVVNKLKLECGPPELAQWESLVQRTREIKALPPVNIALVGKYVALHDAYLSIAEALNHSGIYNGAEVEIKWVSAEELEDDPKAACLEGVDGILVPGGFGSRGIEGKVKAAKYARENRIPFLGVCLGLHCAVVEFSRNVLGLNGAHSSEIDPETPYPVIDLLPEQKKVTDKGGTMRLGSYPCVIKENTLAYQAYQVNNIYERHRHRYELNNSYREVLEKGGMVFSGISPDQRLVEIIELKNHPWYMATQFHPEFKSRPNNPQPLFRDFVKNAIKFQKEKKV; encoded by the coding sequence ATGACCAAGTATATTTTTGTTACCGGGGGTGTGGTTTCTTCCCTGGGTAAAGGTATAACCGCTGCCTCCCTGGGGCGTCTTTTGAAGAACCGGGGACTGAAGGTTACTATTCAGAAGTTTGACCCCTATATCAATTTTGACCCCGGAACCATGAGCCCTTACCAGCACGGAGAAGTATATGTAACCGACGATGGCGCGGAGACTGATTTGGACATAGGGCATTATGAGCGGTTTATTGACATCAATCTGTCCAAGAACAGTAACATAACCACCGGAAAAATTTACTGGTCAGTGATCACCAAGGAACGGCACGGGGACTATTTGGGTGGGACGGTACAGGTTATTCCTCACATCACCGATGAAATAAAGTCACGGATTAAGGTGGCCGCCCAGGAAGAGGAACTGGATGTGGTGATTACCGAAATTGGCGGAACTGTCGGGGATATCGAAGGGCTCCCCTTCCTGGAGGCTATTCGTCAAATGAAGGTAGAGGTAGGCCGGAATTCGGTAATGTATATCCATGTTACTTTGATTCCTTATTTGGAGAAGGGTGGAGAACTGAAAACAAAGCCCACCCAGCACAGCGTAAAAGAACTGAGAAGCATTGGAATTCAGCCGGATATCATCGTCTGCCGGACGGAAAGGCCCCTAACCCGGGATATTAAAGAAAAAATTGCCCTGTTTTGTGATACGGACTTTGAGGCAGTCATAGAGAACCTGGATGTGGAAAGCCTTTATCAGGTACCCTTAATGCTAAAAAAAGAGGGCCTTGACGATATTGTAGTGAATAAGCTGAAACTGGAATGCGGCCCACCGGAACTGGCTCAGTGGGAGAGCCTGGTGCAGCGGACCCGGGAGATTAAGGCCCTGCCGCCGGTGAATATCGCCCTGGTGGGCAAGTATGTAGCTCTGCATGATGCTTACCTTAGTATAGCGGAAGCTTTGAACCATTCTGGTATTTATAATGGAGCAGAGGTGGAAATTAAATGGGTAAGTGCTGAGGAGCTGGAGGATGATCCCAAAGCTGCCTGCCTGGAGGGGGTAGACGGCATACTGGTCCCCGGTGGTTTTGGAAGTCGAGGGATTGAGGGCAAGGTTAAGGCAGCTAAGTACGCCCGAGAAAATCGGATTCCTTTTCTGGGGGTCTGCCTGGGACTGCATTGTGCTGTAGTGGAATTTTCCCGTAATGTGCTGGGGCTCAATGGAGCCCACAGCTCAGAAATAGACCCTGAGACCCCTTATCCTGTTATAGACCTGCTGCCGGAACAGAAAAAAGTTACCGATAAGGGAGGTACCATGAGGCTGGGCAGCTATCCCTGCGTAATCAAGGAGAACACTCTTGCTTATCAAGCCTATCAAGTTAATAATATTTACGAACGGCACAGGCATCGGTACGAGTTAAATAACAGCTACCGGGAAGTTCTGGAAAAAGGCGGCATGGTATTCAGTGGGATTTCTCCGGACCAAAGATTAGTAGAAATCATAGAACTGAAAAACCACCCATGGTATATGGCCACTCAGTTTCACCCGGAATTTAAGTCCCGGCCTAACAATCCGCAGCCGCTTTTCCGGGATTTTGTTAAAAATGCTATAAAGTTTCAAAAGGAAAAAAAGGTCTAA
- a CDS encoding transglycosylase domain-containing protein, with protein sequence MAKKRKISFFKIIILTFIVFFLTGIIGAGYIFYSIASLDTLPEPDIALTSKFYDSNGDLLTTMYQEDRWEVTLNEIPLELQQAVIAVEDAHFYDHFGINLLSIGRAALRNIQKGRIVEGGSTITQQLAKNIYLTHDRTFQRKADELILTLHLERTYTKDEILNMYLNIIYFGHGNYGVESAAKRYFGKSAKDLTLAESSMLAGIPRGPGYYSPLIEGNQQAARNRQTHVLNRMVELEFITPAQKQEALDQELVYKSLESGDRPAGHFINYIASTHLEVLLDIQREDVYRGGLNIYTTLDPTMQAAAEDALRQELENFSQSYVDEQGILQPQGALVAVDPTNGHVKALVGGLNYRESNLNRAIDSKRQPGSAFKPFIYAKALDSGYTAASQILCEPIAIPNPGSNKDYEPKDYGGGFHYRHLTVREALVLSCNVSAVKVHMDIGPEETIRYAHNMGIKSHLDPYPSLALGTSTVTALEMAAAYIPLANGGMAAEPVFVTRITDHRGRVLWEQDYKQTAALDERVAYILTDILKGVLVYPGTGSAAGDILKRPAAGKTGTSNDYTDAYMVGYTPQLVASVYVGDDHNKSLGQTGGKLAVPIWANFMAKALMDYSPQDFSMPQGILQVKLCAETGLRQNERCSGPALEEIFISGTEPQEYCSEDTCPYVEPERRWQWPFDIPQLPWF encoded by the coding sequence ATGGCCAAAAAAAGAAAAATATCATTTTTCAAAATAATTATTTTAACTTTTATTGTGTTTTTTCTTACCGGCATTATAGGTGCAGGCTATATTTTTTACTCTATCGCCTCTCTAGATACGCTGCCTGAACCCGATATCGCTCTCACCAGCAAGTTTTACGACAGTAATGGGGATCTTTTGACCACCATGTACCAGGAGGACCGCTGGGAGGTGACGCTGAATGAAATCCCTTTAGAACTTCAACAAGCGGTCATTGCCGTAGAGGACGCTCATTTTTATGACCATTTTGGAATTAACCTTTTGTCCATTGGACGAGCTGCCTTAAGAAATATTCAAAAGGGACGCATTGTAGAAGGGGGCAGCACCATAACCCAGCAGTTGGCCAAAAATATATATTTGACCCACGACCGGACTTTTCAACGGAAGGCGGATGAACTGATTCTGACATTGCACCTGGAAAGGACTTATACCAAGGACGAGATCCTGAATATGTATTTAAATATTATTTATTTTGGCCACGGCAATTACGGGGTAGAATCTGCGGCCAAGCGTTATTTTGGTAAATCAGCCAAAGACCTTACTCTGGCTGAGTCCTCTATGCTGGCTGGAATCCCCCGGGGGCCCGGATATTATTCTCCTCTGATTGAAGGAAACCAGCAGGCGGCCCGAAACAGGCAGACCCACGTATTAAACCGTATGGTAGAGTTGGAATTCATCACTCCTGCACAGAAACAGGAGGCGCTGGACCAGGAGCTAGTCTACAAATCTTTGGAAAGTGGAGACCGTCCCGCAGGCCATTTTATCAATTATATTGCTTCCACTCATCTGGAGGTTCTGCTGGATATTCAGAGAGAAGACGTCTACCGCGGCGGCCTGAATATATATACTACCCTGGATCCAACCATGCAGGCAGCGGCAGAAGATGCCCTGCGGCAGGAGTTGGAAAATTTCTCCCAGAGTTACGTGGATGAGCAGGGTATCCTGCAGCCCCAAGGGGCTTTGGTAGCAGTAGATCCTACCAATGGACATGTAAAAGCTCTGGTGGGGGGGTTGAATTACCGGGAAAGCAATTTAAATAGGGCTATAGACAGCAAACGCCAGCCTGGTTCTGCTTTCAAGCCCTTTATTTATGCTAAAGCCTTAGACTCAGGCTATACGGCTGCTTCTCAAATCCTCTGTGAACCCATAGCAATTCCCAACCCGGGCTCCAACAAAGACTATGAGCCTAAAGACTACGGGGGAGGATTTCATTACCGGCATCTGACGGTCCGGGAAGCCCTGGTGCTGTCCTGTAATGTAAGCGCAGTGAAGGTGCACATGGACATAGGCCCGGAGGAAACCATTCGCTATGCTCACAATATGGGAATTAAGAGCCATCTGGACCCATACCCCTCCCTGGCCCTGGGAACATCAACAGTAACAGCACTGGAGATGGCTGCTGCCTATATTCCCCTGGCTAACGGTGGAATGGCCGCAGAGCCGGTGTTTGTCACCCGCATCACCGACCACCGGGGTAGGGTGCTCTGGGAACAGGATTACAAACAAACAGCGGCCCTGGATGAAAGGGTGGCTTATATATTAACCGATATTTTAAAAGGTGTGCTGGTTTATCCGGGGACCGGTTCCGCTGCCGGGGACATTCTAAAAAGGCCTGCTGCCGGAAAAACCGGAACCTCCAACGACTATACCGACGCCTACATGGTAGGCTACACCCCTCAGCTGGTGGCCAGTGTTTACGTAGGGGACGACCACAACAAATCCCTGGGGCAGACTGGAGGAAAGTTGGCTGTTCCTATCTGGGCCAATTTTATGGCGAAAGCTCTGATGGATTATTCTCCCCAGGATTTTTCGATGCCGCAGGGCATCTTACAGGTAAAGCTTTGTGCTGAAACCGGTTTGAGGCAAAACGAACGGTGCAGCGGCCCTGCCCTGGAGGAAATTTTTATTAGCGGCACGGAACCCCAGGAGTATTGTAGTGAAGACACGTGCCCCTATGTAGAACCGGAACGCCGCTGGCAGTGGCCTTTCGATATCCCCCAGCTGCCCTGGTTTTAG
- a CDS encoding class II fructose-1,6-bisphosphate aldolase, producing the protein MMLITLKEMLGEAQKNGYAVGAFNTNNMEIVQAIVESAEEERAPVILQASQGGLKYAGIEYITAMVKAAAKKAKVPVALHLDHGTSFEQIMLCIRHGFSSVMIDGSKLPLEENIALTAKVVEAAGPVGVSVEGELGKIGGTEDDISVDEKDALFTNPQEAQMFVEKTGVDALAIAIGTAHGPYKGEPKLDFDRLEEIKKRVTIPLVLHGASGVPNESICRAIELGICKINIDTDIRQAFARAVKQVIAEHPQEFDPRKILGPTKVEMKEIIKTKMKLFRCSAKA; encoded by the coding sequence ATTATGTTGATTACCTTAAAAGAGATGCTGGGGGAGGCCCAAAAAAACGGATACGCCGTAGGGGCTTTCAATACTAACAACATGGAAATTGTTCAAGCCATCGTGGAGTCTGCGGAGGAGGAAAGAGCGCCGGTAATTCTTCAGGCCAGTCAGGGAGGATTAAAGTATGCCGGAATTGAGTATATTACGGCTATGGTGAAAGCCGCTGCTAAAAAGGCTAAAGTCCCTGTGGCTCTTCATTTGGATCACGGGACCAGCTTTGAACAAATTATGCTGTGCATAAGGCACGGTTTCAGTTCAGTTATGATAGATGGCTCTAAGCTTCCCCTGGAGGAAAATATTGCTCTCACTGCTAAGGTGGTTGAGGCAGCCGGCCCTGTAGGGGTCTCGGTAGAAGGAGAGCTAGGGAAAATCGGAGGCACTGAGGATGATATCAGCGTTGATGAAAAGGATGCTCTTTTTACCAACCCGCAGGAGGCTCAAATGTTCGTAGAAAAAACCGGAGTAGACGCTCTGGCCATTGCTATCGGCACTGCTCACGGCCCTTACAAGGGTGAGCCTAAGCTGGATTTTGACCGGCTGGAGGAGATTAAGAAGAGAGTAACTATTCCCCTGGTCCTGCATGGGGCATCTGGTGTGCCAAATGAAAGTATCTGTCGGGCTATTGAGCTGGGAATCTGTAAGATTAACATTGACACTGACATTCGTCAGGCCTTTGCCCGTGCGGTAAAACAGGTTATTGCGGAGCATCCTCAGGAGTTTGATCCCAGAAAGATTTTAGGGCCTACAAAAGTGGAAATGAAAGAAATTATTAAGACTAAAATGAAGCTGTTCCGCTGTTCTGCCAAAGCGTAA
- a CDS encoding pyruvoyl-dependent arginine decarboxylase, whose product MIPIPTKFKIVAGAAEGEHKLTAFDHALLEAGIANINLVRISSIMPPGAQQDQDMAIAPGTLAPTAYGAICSDIPGTVISAAVGIGFSHDTFGVIMEYAGECSKEEAESRISSMIKEAFHLRNMPLKETRISSVEHVVEKTASALAAVVLGY is encoded by the coding sequence GTGATACCGATACCCACTAAATTTAAAATTGTAGCCGGTGCAGCGGAGGGAGAGCACAAGCTTACGGCTTTTGACCATGCCCTGCTGGAGGCCGGCATCGCTAACATTAACCTGGTAAGAATCAGCAGTATTATGCCCCCCGGTGCTCAGCAGGACCAGGATATGGCCATAGCTCCCGGCACCCTGGCACCTACGGCTTATGGAGCCATCTGTTCAGATATTCCCGGTACCGTAATTTCGGCAGCGGTAGGAATAGGCTTTTCTCATGACACCTTCGGAGTGATTATGGAATATGCCGGAGAATGCAGCAAAGAGGAGGCAGAGTCTCGTATCAGCTCTATGATTAAGGAGGCTTTTCATCTCAGGAATATGCCTCTGAAGGAAACCAGGATAAGCTCTGTGGAGCACGTGGTAGAAAAGACGGCTTCTGCCCTGGCTGCTGTAGTCTTGGGCTATTAA
- the sppA gene encoding signal peptide peptidase SppA has product MNGKKIVMIAVAAVIVITLFLSVRDVFLGRGDYAPNKSSSQGGGLALIYVEGEISGGRSQGAGIMTVSGGMDHVLEQLRDARLNPSVEAVVLRVNSPGGTASATQEIHSEILKLREDGKVVVVSMSDMAASGGYYISVAADHIMANPGTTTGSIGVILQHISLEELFEELGIEFETIKSGEFKDIGDISRAMTSEEREILQSFSQDVYEQFVEAVASGRNMSKEQVLALADGRVFTGRQALELGLVDELGNIYDAVDRAAELAGMEGAPNIIGHGGITFWDIFFGSSINSPIDSRNFLEHLYFYRWNRGVEIR; this is encoded by the coding sequence ATGAATGGGAAAAAAATAGTTATGATAGCTGTTGCAGCTGTCATTGTGATTACCCTGTTTCTCAGCGTCAGGGATGTTTTCTTGGGGAGAGGGGATTATGCCCCCAATAAAAGCAGTTCTCAAGGAGGGGGCTTGGCCTTGATTTATGTGGAAGGGGAAATATCCGGAGGCAGGTCACAGGGTGCCGGAATAATGACTGTATCCGGGGGCATGGACCATGTCCTGGAACAGCTGCGGGATGCTCGATTGAACCCCTCGGTGGAAGCGGTGGTGCTTCGGGTAAACAGTCCGGGGGGAACAGCCTCCGCCACCCAGGAGATCCACAGTGAAATACTCAAACTGAGGGAGGATGGCAAGGTGGTGGTGGTATCCATGTCGGATATGGCTGCCTCCGGCGGATATTACATTTCTGTGGCCGCCGACCATATTATGGCTAACCCGGGGACCACCACCGGAAGTATTGGGGTAATTCTACAGCATATTAGTCTGGAAGAACTCTTTGAAGAACTGGGCATAGAATTTGAAACTATTAAGAGCGGGGAATTTAAGGATATCGGGGATATCTCCCGGGCTATGACTTCGGAGGAAAGAGAAATTCTTCAATCTTTTTCCCAGGATGTGTATGAGCAGTTTGTGGAGGCAGTTGCCAGCGGCAGAAATATGTCTAAAGAGCAGGTTCTGGCGTTGGCTGATGGACGGGTGTTTACCGGCCGGCAGGCATTGGAACTGGGCCTGGTGGATGAACTGGGGAATATTTACGATGCGGTGGACCGGGCAGCTGAGCTGGCCGGCATGGAAGGGGCCCCTAATATTATTGGGCACGGAGGGATTACATTTTGGGATATTTTTTTCGGCAGCAGTATTAACTCTCCCATTGATTCCCGCAACTTTTTAGAACATTTGTACTTTTATCGCTGGAATAGAGGAGTGGAGATACGATGA
- the fsa gene encoding fructose-6-phosphate aldolase produces MKLFLDTANLEEIRTAAEWGIITGVTTNPSLIAREEGDFQEIVREITTLVPGPVSAEVISLTGEEMVEEAKNLAKMASNVVVKIPMTHEGMKAVSVLAPEGIKTNVTLMFSLNQALMAAQAGASYISPFIGRLDDIGHSGVQLVKEIVEVYNYYGYETEIIAASIRHPLHVMEVAQAGADIATIPFKVLSQMFQHPLTEKGIKMFLDDWQKSGR; encoded by the coding sequence ATGAAGCTTTTCCTGGATACCGCGAACTTGGAAGAAATTCGAACTGCTGCCGAATGGGGCATCATTACCGGAGTAACAACCAACCCCAGTTTGATTGCCAGGGAAGAAGGAGATTTTCAGGAGATTGTGAGGGAGATTACTACCCTGGTGCCGGGTCCGGTTAGTGCGGAAGTAATTAGCCTTACAGGGGAAGAAATGGTGGAGGAGGCCAAAAATCTTGCCAAGATGGCCTCCAATGTAGTTGTTAAAATTCCCATGACCCATGAGGGGATGAAGGCGGTAAGCGTGCTGGCCCCCGAAGGGATTAAGACTAATGTGACTCTGATGTTTTCTCTTAATCAGGCTTTGATGGCAGCCCAGGCCGGGGCATCATATATCAGTCCCTTCATTGGCCGACTGGATGATATCGGCCACTCGGGGGTGCAGTTGGTTAAGGAAATTGTTGAGGTTTACAACTATTATGGATATGAAACAGAAATAATTGCCGCCAGCATCCGGCATCCTCTGCATGTCATGGAGGTTGCCCAGGCCGGTGCGGATATAGCTACTATTCCCTTTAAAGTGTTAAGCCAAATGTTTCAGCATCCTTTGACGGAAAAGGGGATTAAAATGTTTTTAGATGATTGGCAGAAATCCGGAAGGTAA
- a CDS encoding response regulator, with translation MSSDRLILVADDQEGIRTLIKEILEESYSVLVAENGPGAVEIVKKQPVDLVLLDIKMSGMSGLEALSLIKQVKPKVPVIMISGFNDPETLSQVLKRGAQGCLLKPFEIEDMLDKIEDVLNKHETQNQVFQD, from the coding sequence ATGAGTAGCGACAGACTAATACTGGTAGCCGATGACCAGGAGGGAATTCGTACTCTAATTAAGGAAATTTTAGAGGAGAGTTATTCCGTTCTGGTTGCTGAAAATGGTCCAGGTGCTGTGGAAATTGTAAAAAAGCAGCCGGTGGACCTGGTGCTTTTGGATATTAAAATGTCGGGAATGTCCGGCCTGGAAGCCCTGAGTTTAATCAAACAAGTGAAACCAAAAGTACCGGTGATTATGATCTCAGGTTTTAACGACCCTGAAACCCTCTCTCAGGTTTTGAAGAGGGGGGCCCAGGGCTGCCTGTTAAAACCTTTTGAAATAGAGGACATGTTGGACAAAATTGAAGATGTCCTTAATAAACATGAAACACAAAACCAGGTTTTTCAAGATTAA
- the speB gene encoding agmatinase: MDFRSCLDSEQGFMESSQDYEGSSIVLFGAPMDYTVSYRPGSRMAAQAIRRVSRALEEHSLVLEKDLREVRFFDGGDLVLPLGNVEKSLEIIEQAWRTLLKEGKFPLMIGGDHLVTLPAVKAAAELYPDLAVLQLDAHADLRPHYLGEEKSHASVMYRIYSDTCVKDIYQLGIRSATSQELAFARQNTRFFPFEIIKPLETLKDELAKRPLYVTLDIDVVDPAYAPGTGTPEPGGCSSREIMEAAVKLSDFQLVGFDLVEVAPDYDRAQITSLLAAKVIREIILSHG; this comes from the coding sequence TTGGATTTTCGGAGCTGCCTGGACAGTGAACAGGGTTTTATGGAATCCAGCCAGGACTATGAAGGCTCTTCTATCGTTCTTTTCGGGGCGCCTATGGACTATACCGTCAGTTATCGGCCCGGTTCCCGCATGGCGGCTCAGGCCATACGCCGGGTCTCTCGGGCTTTAGAGGAACACAGCCTGGTTTTGGAAAAAGACCTGAGGGAGGTCCGATTTTTTGATGGAGGCGACCTGGTCCTGCCCTTGGGCAATGTAGAGAAAAGCCTGGAAATAATAGAACAAGCCTGGAGAACACTTTTAAAGGAGGGTAAGTTCCCCCTGATGATTGGGGGAGACCATTTGGTAACCCTTCCTGCGGTGAAAGCGGCAGCAGAACTTTATCCGGATCTGGCGGTGCTGCAGTTGGATGCCCATGCAGATTTACGGCCCCATTATTTGGGGGAAGAGAAGAGCCATGCCTCGGTTATGTATAGGATATACTCAGATACCTGTGTGAAAGATATTTATCAGTTGGGGATCCGATCTGCCACCTCTCAAGAACTGGCTTTTGCCCGGCAGAATACAAGGTTCTTCCCCTTTGAAATAATAAAACCTTTGGAAACGCTAAAAGATGAACTGGCCAAGCGTCCTTTATATGTTACCTTAGATATAGATGTGGTTGACCCGGCATATGCTCCAGGGACAGGCACACCTGAACCCGGCGGCTGCAGCTCCCGGGAGATAATGGAAGCCGCAGTTAAGCTGTCGGATTTCCAGTTAGTAGGCTTTGACCTGGTGGAAGTGGCGCCAGATTATGACCGGGCTCAGATTACCTCTTTATTGGCTGCTAAAGTCATAAGAGAGATAATACTGTCACACGGCTAG
- a CDS encoding helix-turn-helix transcriptional regulator — MSIYRPGKILGTFQVSDQGDYSLEFLRLLQEHNIDLDPSDEGTILWESEGFLVRSCSTRNKKYIIEFFNEQEKEVTVILRKDFPHHQRPLNIVGTAEAAEMLGWSPKKVSVYRQRGKLPRPLYQLKMGPVWNKEDIERWALEQGLIKKVIKFY, encoded by the coding sequence ATGAGTATCTACCGACCGGGAAAAATACTGGGAACTTTTCAAGTTTCCGACCAGGGAGATTATAGTTTGGAATTCCTCCGGCTTTTACAAGAGCATAACATTGATTTGGACCCCTCGGATGAAGGGACGATCCTCTGGGAAAGTGAAGGTTTTTTAGTGAGAAGCTGCAGCACCCGAAATAAAAAATACATTATTGAATTTTTTAACGAGCAGGAAAAAGAGGTTACCGTAATTCTAAGAAAGGATTTTCCCCATCATCAGCGTCCACTTAACATTGTAGGAACAGCTGAAGCAGCAGAGATGTTGGGTTGGAGCCCAAAAAAAGTAAGCGTTTATCGACAGAGGGGAAAGCTGCCGCGGCCATTATATCAGCTGAAGATGGGGCCGGTGTGGAATAAGGAAGATATTGAACGGTGGGCCTTGGAACAGGGATTGATAAAAAAAGTTATTAAGTTTTACTAA
- the speE gene encoding polyamine aminopropyltransferase, whose translation MELWYTEKQTPHLGITCQVKETLCTRMTAFQELAVLDTLQFGKMLVLDGMVQTTVEDEFIYHEMITHVPLLTHPNPKQVLVIGGGDGGTIKQIVKHPGVSRAVLVEIDEEVVKACKEHLPEISGGALEDSRVEVIITDGLKYVESCKEQFDIILVDSTEPVGPAVGLFTQEFYQNIFDALTPQGIMVAQTESPFYNRDLIRSVTKRVEKVFPVTRLYLASVPTYPSGLWSFTLGSKVHDPLKVEIFEDLDTRYYSPEVHRSSFVLPGFTKELLEGK comes from the coding sequence ATGGAGCTGTGGTATACGGAAAAACAGACTCCCCACCTGGGCATCACCTGTCAGGTTAAGGAGACTCTCTGCACCAGGATGACTGCCTTTCAGGAACTGGCCGTTCTGGATACTCTGCAGTTTGGCAAAATGTTGGTATTAGACGGAATGGTACAGACCACCGTGGAGGACGAATTTATTTATCATGAGATGATTACTCATGTGCCGCTTTTGACTCATCCTAATCCTAAGCAGGTGCTGGTGATTGGAGGAGGAGATGGTGGAACCATCAAGCAGATTGTCAAGCATCCGGGAGTATCCCGGGCTGTGCTGGTCGAAATAGATGAAGAAGTGGTAAAGGCCTGTAAAGAACATCTGCCGGAAATAAGCGGCGGCGCACTGGAGGATTCCCGGGTAGAGGTTATTATTACCGATGGATTAAAGTATGTAGAATCCTGCAAAGAACAATTCGATATAATCCTGGTGGACTCAACGGAACCGGTAGGGCCGGCGGTGGGGCTTTTTACCCAGGAGTTTTATCAGAATATCTTTGACGCCCTTACACCTCAGGGAATTATGGTGGCCCAGACGGAGTCACCCTTTTACAATAGGGACCTGATCCGCTCTGTAACTAAAAGAGTTGAAAAGGTATTCCCTGTAACGCGGCTGTATCTGGCTTCGGTGCCCACCTATCCCAGTGGATTGTGGAGTTTTACTTTGGGCTCTAAAGTGCATGACCCTTTGAAGGTGGAGATTTTTGAGGATTTGGATACCCGATACTATTCACCGGAGGTTCACAGGAGCTCCTTTGTCCTGCCGGGATTCACAAAAGAACTTTTGGAGGGGAAATAA
- a CDS encoding Yip1 family protein: MMSNFLDDIYDILFRPSQGMEKISKKKNIWHGFLVYTVVSLIVSLANTANQTGQLLEEFQELSVPIELIQGMSRFMPFFNLPFIPLYFFLSAAVLHLTAELLGGEGRVSRLGAVLGYGQIPYIFMVPISLITRYLPIDPTNLFSLIIFIWALVLKVFGIQAVYGFSSGKSLVTYFLPIIILTALLVLFMIFLAVIMAPFLGEFFQY; the protein is encoded by the coding sequence ATGATGAGTAATTTTTTAGATGACATATATGACATTCTTTTCAGGCCCTCTCAGGGAATGGAGAAAATCAGCAAGAAAAAGAATATATGGCACGGATTTCTGGTATATACAGTGGTTTCCCTAATTGTATCCCTGGCCAACACCGCCAATCAAACGGGACAACTCTTAGAGGAATTTCAGGAGTTATCTGTACCCATTGAACTAATTCAGGGAATGAGCCGGTTTATGCCCTTTTTCAATCTGCCCTTTATTCCCTTGTATTTTTTTCTTTCCGCAGCGGTACTGCACTTAACTGCAGAATTGTTGGGAGGAGAAGGTCGGGTTTCCCGGTTAGGTGCTGTGTTGGGCTATGGGCAGATCCCCTATATTTTTATGGTACCCATCAGTTTGATAACTCGATATTTACCTATTGATCCAACCAATTTGTTTTCCCTGATAATATTCATATGGGCCCTGGTTCTAAAAGTCTTTGGTATTCAGGCAGTCTACGGTTTTTCCTCCGGCAAGTCCCTGGTGACCTATTTTCTTCCCATCATTATTTTAACTGCTTTGTTGGTGCTGTTTATGATTTTTCTTGCTGTTATCATGGCGCCTTTTCTGGGGGAGTTTTTTCAATACTAG
- a CDS encoding MBL fold metallo-hydrolase: MILKKLEVGGFMSNCYIVGCSDTKEAVVIDPGSEPEVILATLEEMDLTVKYIIATHGHIDHIGAVKEVREATKAPVIIHEEDAALFENTHENLSMFVGSELILSPAEKIVVEGDTISFGNYNMKVIHTPGHTRGGISLNMDGVVFTGDTLFAASIGRSDLPGGNHRQLISAIKEKLFPLGDDTAVYPGHGPESTIGREKKVNPFLR, translated from the coding sequence ATGATATTAAAAAAGCTTGAAGTGGGCGGTTTTATGTCCAACTGTTATATTGTAGGATGCAGTGATACAAAGGAAGCGGTGGTGATTGACCCGGGGTCCGAACCGGAGGTCATCTTAGCCACGCTGGAAGAAATGGATCTGACGGTGAAGTATATTATAGCCACCCACGGACATATTGACCACATTGGAGCAGTTAAAGAAGTAAGGGAAGCCACCAAAGCCCCGGTAATTATCCATGAGGAGGATGCCGCCCTTTTTGAAAATACCCACGAAAATCTTTCCATGTTTGTAGGTTCAGAGCTGATTTTGAGCCCGGCGGAAAAAATTGTGGTAGAAGGGGATACCATATCCTTTGGTAATTACAATATGAAGGTGATCCATACTCCCGGTCATACCCGGGGAGGGATCAGCCTGAATATGGATGGTGTAGTTTTTACAGGGGATACTTTATTTGCTGCTTCTATAGGCAGGTCAGACCTGCCCGGCGGCAATCATCGTCAGCTAATTAGTGCCATTAAAGAAAAACTATTTCCCTTAGGTGATGATACGGCGGTATACCCAGGGCATGGACCGGAGAGCACTATCGGCAGGGAAAAAAAGGTCAATCCTTTTCTGCGCTAA